A single window of Xylocopilactobacillus apicola DNA harbors:
- a CDS encoding bacteriocin-associated integral membrane family protein: MKKIFLIFSSAVVMLLLTFSLIQNKDIIAFQNYAGIDVLGQEANKAPIHRDKFNLEMNKFTKENNIVLAQRIVEPNKAGKTEFKYAIFGEGNLPKGLEKASTNTLKFSDITGSYLVVKGQVDPNILKSKFADLGYTAFPAVKTPLIRSLQMLLNATSVLCIFIFLLTFAGLSLIYRIKDLRFAGIRLISGESLAAVTLRPVKSDLTAIGIINLITWFIGLCILLFKKAFYLRTITVLSIGILIYIFVLLCISLILSIVYLFSLKKSTLMSLIKGKLPLKKIISIMLIAQFLSILTVGFTVKQFTGFYSIYQEMNLAKDKWQKASDRFIPNYSMTASATNRKEDDRRNKIEYNLVKDSIENHDALLCQNNLDRYLGQKELDGVKATDYLPEGNTIYVTPNYLSEQNVEISSKLKKRLQNLKPGEFGLLLPEKLKTQESKITKRFINLFNLDLKDTKFSNTSYSAIKGYLSNNQQRFLYNGSSLSNTETQFLKDPIIVVRTPTSTRSTPATNSYWSAALSKEISFKGYDSTIKILKDHKAYQWFSVVTNGNLNYLNSVNKFRTQLISLLIGSLMSVVTSIFMFAMNLLYFEEFRKEIFIKRLSGMTFTEIHFNYLLAQLTVLLVAAIGGFLLTKDLIIIVGTTILFIAMGSMMIYRQIKTEDTVAVTVMKGK, from the coding sequence ATGAAAAAAATATTTTTAATTTTTTCTTCAGCAGTAGTAATGCTGCTGCTGACTTTTTCATTAATTCAAAACAAGGACATCATTGCGTTTCAAAATTACGCTGGTATAGACGTCCTGGGACAAGAAGCAAACAAAGCCCCCATTCATAGAGATAAGTTTAATCTAGAGATGAATAAGTTTACAAAAGAAAACAATATTGTGCTTGCTCAAAGGATTGTAGAACCCAATAAAGCTGGAAAAACCGAATTTAAATATGCAATTTTTGGAGAAGGAAATCTTCCCAAAGGCTTAGAAAAAGCTTCTACTAACACCTTGAAATTTAGTGATATAACTGGGAGCTACTTAGTTGTTAAAGGGCAGGTGGATCCCAATATTCTAAAGAGTAAATTTGCTGATTTAGGATATACTGCTTTTCCTGCCGTGAAAACTCCATTAATCCGAAGCCTTCAGATGCTTTTAAATGCAACCAGCGTTCTCTGTATCTTTATTTTCTTATTAACATTTGCGGGTTTGTCGCTGATTTATCGGATTAAAGATCTCCGCTTTGCAGGAATCAGACTTATTTCGGGGGAATCCCTTGCCGCCGTTACTTTACGTCCAGTTAAATCAGATCTAACAGCAATCGGAATCATCAATCTAATAACCTGGTTTATTGGATTATGTATCTTACTATTCAAAAAAGCATTTTACTTGCGAACCATCACGGTATTATCAATAGGCATTTTGATTTATATTTTCGTATTGCTCTGCATTTCTTTAATTTTGAGTATTGTTTATTTATTTAGCTTAAAGAAAAGCACGTTGATGTCCCTAATTAAAGGAAAATTGCCGCTTAAGAAAATCATTTCCATTATGTTGATAGCTCAATTTTTATCAATTTTAACTGTAGGATTTACCGTTAAACAATTTACAGGCTTTTATTCAATTTATCAGGAAATGAATCTAGCAAAAGACAAATGGCAAAAAGCAAGCGATCGCTTTATTCCAAATTATTCAATGACAGCATCTGCAACTAATCGAAAAGAAGACGATCGCCGAAACAAAATTGAATACAATCTAGTAAAAGATTCAATTGAAAATCATGACGCCCTCCTTTGCCAAAATAATTTAGATCGTTACTTGGGACAAAAAGAATTAGATGGAGTTAAGGCAACAGATTACTTACCAGAAGGTAATACAATCTATGTAACTCCTAATTATTTAAGTGAACAAAATGTTGAAATTAGCTCAAAATTGAAAAAACGGCTCCAAAATTTAAAACCGGGTGAATTTGGATTACTCCTGCCAGAGAAATTAAAGACACAGGAATCAAAAATAACAAAAAGATTCATAAATTTGTTTAATCTTGACCTAAAAGACACTAAATTTAGCAATACATCATATTCTGCAATCAAAGGATATTTAAGCAATAACCAACAAAGATTTCTGTATAACGGAAGTTCGCTTTCTAATACCGAAACTCAATTCTTGAAAGATCCAATTATTGTTGTTCGGACTCCTACTTCCACACGTAGCACTCCGGCAACAAACTCTTATTGGTCAGCTGCTCTCAGCAAAGAAATCTCATTTAAAGGATATGATTCGACCATTAAAATATTAAAAGATCACAAAGCATATCAATGGTTTTCTGTTGTCACTAACGGTAATCTAAACTATCTTAATTCGGTCAACAAATTCAGAACGCAGCTAATATCACTGCTGATCGGTTCCTTAATGAGCGTTGTCACCTCAATTTTCATGTTTGCCATGAATTTATTATATTTTGAAGAATTTAGAAAAGAAATTTTTATCAAACGTCTATCCGGAATGACTTTTACAGAAATTCATTTTAACTACCTATTAGCACAACTAAC
- a CDS encoding LytR/AlgR family response regulator transcription factor translates to MLKIFVCDDQEIHLKNTSKIINDLILFIDMPMKIELATTKPAELISKLDSRIYENDIYFLDIDLNDETYDGLKLAVKIREYDPHGFIIFITSHLEFGMLTFEYKIGAFDYIVKTDDWQAFKEKIGKALNTIAVRYQTEQSNLEKRNDLKLMNFVSDYDTKQIDVDDIVSLEVVGNHKILVTGKYHIFRCNGSLSKIFNNLPEYFLKCNRSSIVNLKEVKGRSVKDETIIMSDGSVIRCSKWQQNKFKDTLNKLNILNFR, encoded by the coding sequence ATGTTAAAAATATTCGTTTGTGATGATCAAGAAATTCATCTAAAAAATACAAGTAAAATTATTAACGATCTAATCTTATTTATAGATATGCCGATGAAAATTGAGCTTGCTACAACTAAACCTGCCGAGTTAATTTCCAAATTAGATTCAAGAATATATGAAAACGACATTTATTTTCTTGATATTGACTTGAATGATGAGACGTATGATGGTCTTAAATTGGCTGTAAAAATTAGAGAATATGATCCACATGGGTTTATTATCTTTATTACTTCACATTTGGAGTTTGGAATGCTAACTTTTGAATATAAGATCGGAGCATTTGATTATATTGTGAAAACCGATGATTGGCAGGCTTTTAAAGAAAAGATAGGTAAAGCTCTTAATACGATTGCCGTACGTTATCAAACAGAGCAATCAAACTTGGAGAAAAGAAACGATTTAAAATTGATGAACTTTGTTTCTGACTATGATACAAAGCAAATTGATGTTGATGACATTGTTTCTTTGGAAGTAGTGGGCAATCATAAAATTTTAGTTACAGGGAAATACCATATATTTAGGTGTAATGGATCGTTGAGTAAAATTTTTAATAATCTTCCAGAATATTTTTTAAAATGTAACCGTAGCTCGATTGTCAATTTAAAAGAAGTAAAAGGTAGGTCTGTTAAAGACGAAACCATAATTATGTCAGACGGAAGCGTAATTAGATGTTCTAAATGGCAACAAAATAAATTCAAAGATACTTTAAATAAGTTAAATATTCTAAACTTTCGTTAA
- a CDS encoding sensor histidine kinase, which produces MLNLIFQILLTLFLRKYFRSRVHSLLNTRKKVIGASVPLLLIVFFLVLFGILNPSDENFKGTLYIEEGSNLSNIELRGSKKFVYKMGNQQMSQLSSFFLLFLVFILIISVYIGYEVRNNRNRKRLETEKMTMENYIDTLEKTQLDIRKVQHDYKNILTGISGFISNGEANVPELEAFLQKNRLMQKENQIKSGTLNQLKKINIPEVKGLISTKVVEAVQKGINVVVECNEEINIKKVDPFDLSRALGIILDNAMEECEKHDQSKLQVAFINDDQRTIIIVSNTCPNAPLNLTPGESTKGKNRGFGLKNLNEIIDSSTYLTLETQVANGVFTQKISIKK; this is translated from the coding sequence TTGTTAAATTTGATTTTTCAAATATTATTAACGCTTTTTTTAAGAAAATATTTTAGAAGTCGTGTCCATTCTTTATTGAACACTAGAAAAAAAGTGATAGGAGCTAGTGTTCCATTACTCCTAATAGTATTTTTTTTAGTTCTTTTCGGGATTCTAAACCCCAGTGACGAAAATTTTAAAGGAACTCTGTATATTGAAGAAGGTAGTAACCTTTCAAATATTGAATTACGGGGATCTAAAAAATTTGTTTATAAAATGGGTAATCAGCAGATGAGTCAGTTGAGCAGTTTCTTTTTACTTTTTTTGGTATTCATTCTGATAATTTCTGTCTATATCGGATATGAAGTTAGAAATAATCGCAATCGTAAAAGATTGGAAACCGAAAAAATGACAATGGAGAATTATATTGATACTTTGGAGAAAACGCAGTTAGATATTCGAAAAGTTCAACATGATTACAAGAACATTCTGACGGGTATTAGTGGATTTATTAGTAACGGTGAAGCCAATGTCCCTGAGTTGGAAGCTTTCCTTCAAAAAAATCGGTTAATGCAAAAAGAAAATCAAATTAAATCAGGAACTTTGAACCAACTAAAAAAAATTAATATTCCGGAAGTCAAAGGATTAATTTCAACAAAAGTGGTTGAGGCAGTTCAAAAAGGAATAAATGTAGTTGTCGAATGCAATGAAGAAATTAATATTAAAAAGGTTGATCCATTTGATTTGTCTCGTGCATTAGGAATTATCCTGGATAATGCAATGGAAGAATGCGAAAAACATGATCAATCAAAACTTCAAGTCGCTTTTATCAACGATGATCAGCGTACAATTATTATCGTAAGTAATACTTGTCCAAATGCTCCTTTGAACCTCACTCCAGGAGAATCGACGAAAGGTAAAAATCGTGGCTTTGGCTTGAAAAACTTAAATGAAATAATTGATAGTTCTACATATTTAACCCTGGAGACTCAAGTTGCTAACGGTGTTTTTACGCAAAAGATTTCCATTAAAAAATAA
- a CDS encoding efflux RND transporter periplasmic adaptor subunit, with amino-acid sequence MKKHWVAITTITTVAVIVVVVGIIFIKRGSSNRKPPEISIQTVEVKKSDPLSFNGIAKSKNTQSITLNQALGDNINLEKQSGEAVTQGDLVATYYSLKDYNTLLNKQRQVRQKNNEIDQLKKDVQNNSAKITTLTNEVNQLNKELNKMRDDAPNKVYAQFDGVLTVPTSSSDGMKPVAEISSNDASVVISVSEYDLSHLFWDQEVKLAPVDSGTKIKGKITNIADRPDNTTSKISTYTAHIKPDVELKNGSHVQVTIALKEIKIPKSAVKEEDKKFFVYKANGSKYTKKEIQGTKKDNYFVVTSGLKSNESIVKNYKEAD; translated from the coding sequence ATGAAAAAACATTGGGTAGCCATTACTACTATAACGACCGTTGCAGTAATTGTAGTCGTGGTTGGTATCATATTTATTAAGCGAGGCAGCAGTAATCGCAAGCCTCCTGAAATATCAATCCAAACAGTTGAGGTAAAGAAAAGTGATCCATTGAGCTTTAACGGGATCGCAAAATCCAAGAACACTCAAAGTATCACGCTGAACCAAGCACTTGGCGACAACATTAATCTGGAAAAACAAAGCGGTGAAGCAGTCACGCAGGGCGATTTGGTTGCGACTTACTACAGCTTGAAAGACTACAACACGCTTTTGAATAAACAGCGCCAGGTGCGCCAGAAGAATAACGAAATCGATCAGCTGAAAAAAGATGTTCAGAATAATTCGGCGAAAATCACGACCCTCACAAACGAAGTGAATCAGCTTAATAAAGAACTTAATAAAATGCGTGATGACGCTCCTAATAAAGTCTATGCGCAGTTTGATGGCGTATTGACAGTTCCAACAAGCAGCAGCGATGGAATGAAACCGGTAGCTGAGATCTCAAGTAATGACGCAAGTGTGGTGATTTCAGTCAGTGAATACGACCTCAGTCATCTTTTCTGGGATCAAGAAGTGAAACTTGCTCCCGTAGATTCAGGAACGAAGATTAAAGGTAAGATCACTAATATTGCTGATCGCCCAGACAACACTACCAGTAAGATTTCTACTTATACTGCGCATATTAAGCCAGATGTAGAGTTAAAAAACGGCAGTCATGTCCAAGTTACAATTGCGCTTAAGGAAATCAAAATTCCGAAATCTGCTGTCAAAGAAGAAGACAAGAAGTTCTTTGTTTATAAAGCAAATGGCTCCAAGTACACCAAGAAAGAAATTCAAGGCACCAAGAAAGATAATTATTTCGTTGTAACGAGCGGTCTCAAGAGCAACGAATCAATCGTAAAGAACTACAAAGAAGCGGATTAA